In a single window of the Pseudochaenichthys georgianus chromosome 16, fPseGeo1.2, whole genome shotgun sequence genome:
- the LOC117460992 gene encoding bromodomain-containing protein 2-like isoform X2, translating into MDQHSSSGKRIRKPSLLYEDFESPSLPHTMPQGPPPPPQPPVKDPSRPSRMTNQLQFLQKTLMKSLWRHQFAWPFHEPVDAYRLSLPDYHKIIKQPMDMGTIKKRLENNYYRSASECIQDFNTMFTNCYIYNKPNDDIVLMAQPLEKIFLQKVAQMPEEEVELPPPTPRSKNSRGGGRKFNSRAQQVPAVSQSAYSPSSSDTGESMLANSPQTVLTKSLPPANIMSLPLTQPTTKKKGVKRKADTTTPSTMGLTVGLSGATHMVGLGKGGHGGQVHDTSMHSISSMGGMSLETPPGMGLVRSPGGPILLQPMMAGGGRRVGSGRPIKPPKKDLPDSVQAQPLKKGKMSPQLRYCSGLLKDMLSKKHAAYAWPFYTPVDAAALGLHDYHDIIKCPMDLNSIKRKMDCREYRDAQQFASEIRLMFSNCYKYNPPDHDVVGMARKLQDVFEFRFAKMPDVPHMDHSAMSISGNPSSSSSSSSSSSSSSSSTSESEPSSESEGSESSPNSDCEEVRAHRLAELQNQVCTQLKAMHEQLAALSQGPIIKAKKKKEKKDKKEKEKKKKKKLEKRSRTERSRAGSEEWKMPGKILKSKSAKTGGSQPKKSQGKKSNKNSKPTKKSFYPPPPTSMLPHYDSEEEEEFVPMSYDEKRQLSLDINKLPGEKLGRVVHIIQSREPSLRDTNPEEIEIDFETLKPSTLKELERYVMTCLRKKPRKPYGELVSAGKKGGVAMSKEELTLEKRRELERRLQDVSGQLNSVKKPTKPKVEKPSVVETNTQPARLSGSSSSSDSSSSSSSSSSSDTSDSDSG; encoded by the exons ATGGACCAACACAGTAGTTCAGGCAAACGCATTCGTAAGCCCTCCCTGCTGTACGAAGACTTTGAGAGCCCGTCTTTGCCGCACACGATGCCTCAGGGTCCTCCTCCCCCACCACAGCCCCCGGTGAAGGATCCCAGCCGGCCGAGCCGCATGACCAACCAGCTGCAGTTTCTCCAGAAGACTCTGATGAAGTCACTGTGGAGGCATCAGTTTGCCTGGCCTTTCCACGAGCCTGTGGATGCCTACAGGCTTAGCCTGCCG GATTACCATAAAATTATCAAACAACCCATGGATATGGGGACCATCAAAAAGCGCCTGGAGAACAATTACTATCGCAGTGCAAGTGAGTGCATACAGGACTTCAACACAATGTTCACCAACTGCTACATCTACAACAAG CCGAATGACGACATTGTGCTGATGGCCCAGCCCTTAGAGAAGATCTTCCTCCAGAAGGTGGCCCAGATGCCCGAGGAAGAGGTTGAGCTGCCTCCTCCAACTCCTCGCAGCAAGAACAGCCGGGGAGGAGGTCGCAAATTTAACT CGAGGGCTCAGCAGGTGCCGGCAGTGTCCCAGTCAGCCTACTCCCCTTCTTCCTCGGACACGGGGGAGTCCATGCTGGCCAACTCTCCCCAGACTGTGctaaccaaaagcctcccaccGGCCAACATCATGAGCCTGCCGCTAACACAGCCCACCACCAAG AAAAAAGGTGTGAAACGTAAGGCAGACACCACCACCCCCTCCACCATGGGATTAACTGTGGGCCTGTCAGGAGCAACACACATGGTGGGCTTGGGGAAAGGAGGCCACGGGGGCCAGGTCCACGACACCTCCATGCACTCCATCTCTTCCATGGGGGGCATGAGCCTGGAGACCCCGCCTGGGATGGGCCTGGTGAGGAGCCCTGGAGGTCCCATCCTGCTCCAGCCAATGATGGCGGGCGGTGGACGCAGAGTGGGCAGCGGACGCCCCATCAAACCCCCCAAAAAGGACCTGCCTGACTCAGTCCAGGCTCAGCCCCTGAAGAAGGGCAAAATGAGCCCCCAGCTGAGGTACTGCAGCGGCCTGCTGAAGGACATGTTGTCAAAGAAACATGCAGCGTACGCCTGGCCGTTCTACACCCCTGTGGACGCAGCTGCACTGGGACTTCATGACTATCATGATATCATTAAATGTCCCATGGACCTCAACTCCATCAAG AGGAAGATGGACTGTCGGGAATACAGAGACGCTCAACAGTTTGCTAGCGAAATCAGACTCATGTTCTCCAACTGCTACAAGTACAACCCACCCGACCATGATGTTGTTGGCATGGCACGGAAACTGCAG GATGTGTTTGAGTTCCGATTTGCCAAGATGCCAGATGTCCCACATATGGATCACTCAGCCATGTCAATAAGTGGCAATCCATCATCATcgtcttcctcttcttcctcctcctcgtcctcaTCATCCTCCACCTCAGAGAGTGAGCCCAGCAGTGAGAGTGAAGGGAGTGAGAGCAGCCCTAACTCCGACTGCGAAGAAGTGCGAGCACATCGCTTGGCTGAGTTACAGAATCAGGTGTGCACACAA CTCAAAGCCATGCACGAGCAGCTCGCCGCCCTCTCTCAAGGCCCCATCATTAAGgccaagaagaagaaagagaagaAGGACAAAAAggaaaaggagaagaagaaaaagaagaagctgGAGAAGAGGAGTCGAACTGAAAGAAGTAGAGCTGGCTCTGAGGAATGGAAAATGCCCGGCAAGATCCTGAAAAGCAAGTCTGCCAAAACAGGTGGCTCCCAGCCAAAGAAGAGCCAGGGGAAGAAGAGTAACAAGAATAGCAA GCCCACAAAGAAGTCCTTCTACCCCCCACCGCCCACATCCATGCTGCCGCACTACGActctgaggaagaggaggagtttGTGCCCATGTCGTACGATGAGAAGCGCCAGCTGAGTCTCGACATCAACAAGCTGCCGGGGGAGAAGCTGGGTCGGGTGGTCCACATCATTCAGTCCAGGGAGCCTTCCCTGAGGGACACCAACCCCGAGGAGATCGAGATTGACTTTGAAACACTGAAGCCGTCGACACTGAAGGAGCTGGAGCGCTACGTCATGACCTGTCTGAGGAAGAAGCCCCGCAAGCCTTACGGTGAACTAG TTTCCGCAGGAAAGAAAGGCGGTGTTGCCATGTCTAAAGAGGAGCTGACTCTGGAGAAGAGGAGGGAGCTGGAGAGGAGGCTGCAGGACGTCAGTGGGCAACTCAACTCTGTCAAGAAACCAACGAAACCTAAAG TGGAGAAGCCCAGCGTTGTGGAGACCAACACTCAGCCCGCACGCCTCAGTGGAAGCAGCTCCAGCTCtgactcctcttcctcctcctcctcctcctcgtcctcaGACACCAGTGATTCAGACTCTGGTTGA
- the LOC117460992 gene encoding bromodomain-containing protein 3-like isoform X1 — MDQHSSSGKRIRKPSLLYEDFESPSLPHTMPQGPPPPPQPPVKDPSRPSRMTNQLQFLQKTLMKSLWRHQFAWPFHEPVDAYRLSLPDYHKIIKQPMDMGTIKKRLENNYYRSASECIQDFNTMFTNCYIYNKPNDDIVLMAQPLEKIFLQKVAQMPEEEVELPPPTPRSKNSRGGGRKFNSRAQQVPAVSQSAYSPSSSDTGESMLANSPQTVLTKSLPPANIMSLPLTQPTTKKKGVKRKADTTTPSTMGLTVGLSGATHMVGLGKGGHGGQVHDTSMHSISSMGGMSLETPPGMGLVRSPGGPILLQPMMAGGGRRVGSGRPIKPPKKDLPDSVQAQPLKKGKMSPQLRYCSGLLKDMLSKKHAAYAWPFYTPVDAAALGLHDYHDIIKCPMDLNSIKRKMDCREYRDAQQFASEIRLMFSNCYKYNPPDHDVVGMARKLQDVFEFRFAKMPDVPHMDHSAMSISGNPSSSSSSSSSSSSSSSSTSESEPSSESEGSESSPNSDCEEVRAHRLAELQNQLKAMHEQLAALSQGPIIKAKKKKEKKDKKEKEKKKKKKLEKRSRTERSRAGSEEWKMPGKILKSKSAKTGGSQPKKSQGKKSNKNSKPTKKSFYPPPPTSMLPHYDSEEEEEFVPMSYDEKRQLSLDINKLPGEKLGRVVHIIQSREPSLRDTNPEEIEIDFETLKPSTLKELERYVMTCLRKKPRKPYGELVSAGKKGGVAMSKEELTLEKRRELERRLQDVSGQLNSVKKPTKPKVEKPSVVETNTQPARLSGSSSSSDSSSSSSSSSSSDTSDSDSG; from the exons ATGGACCAACACAGTAGTTCAGGCAAACGCATTCGTAAGCCCTCCCTGCTGTACGAAGACTTTGAGAGCCCGTCTTTGCCGCACACGATGCCTCAGGGTCCTCCTCCCCCACCACAGCCCCCGGTGAAGGATCCCAGCCGGCCGAGCCGCATGACCAACCAGCTGCAGTTTCTCCAGAAGACTCTGATGAAGTCACTGTGGAGGCATCAGTTTGCCTGGCCTTTCCACGAGCCTGTGGATGCCTACAGGCTTAGCCTGCCG GATTACCATAAAATTATCAAACAACCCATGGATATGGGGACCATCAAAAAGCGCCTGGAGAACAATTACTATCGCAGTGCAAGTGAGTGCATACAGGACTTCAACACAATGTTCACCAACTGCTACATCTACAACAAG CCGAATGACGACATTGTGCTGATGGCCCAGCCCTTAGAGAAGATCTTCCTCCAGAAGGTGGCCCAGATGCCCGAGGAAGAGGTTGAGCTGCCTCCTCCAACTCCTCGCAGCAAGAACAGCCGGGGAGGAGGTCGCAAATTTAACT CGAGGGCTCAGCAGGTGCCGGCAGTGTCCCAGTCAGCCTACTCCCCTTCTTCCTCGGACACGGGGGAGTCCATGCTGGCCAACTCTCCCCAGACTGTGctaaccaaaagcctcccaccGGCCAACATCATGAGCCTGCCGCTAACACAGCCCACCACCAAG AAAAAAGGTGTGAAACGTAAGGCAGACACCACCACCCCCTCCACCATGGGATTAACTGTGGGCCTGTCAGGAGCAACACACATGGTGGGCTTGGGGAAAGGAGGCCACGGGGGCCAGGTCCACGACACCTCCATGCACTCCATCTCTTCCATGGGGGGCATGAGCCTGGAGACCCCGCCTGGGATGGGCCTGGTGAGGAGCCCTGGAGGTCCCATCCTGCTCCAGCCAATGATGGCGGGCGGTGGACGCAGAGTGGGCAGCGGACGCCCCATCAAACCCCCCAAAAAGGACCTGCCTGACTCAGTCCAGGCTCAGCCCCTGAAGAAGGGCAAAATGAGCCCCCAGCTGAGGTACTGCAGCGGCCTGCTGAAGGACATGTTGTCAAAGAAACATGCAGCGTACGCCTGGCCGTTCTACACCCCTGTGGACGCAGCTGCACTGGGACTTCATGACTATCATGATATCATTAAATGTCCCATGGACCTCAACTCCATCAAG AGGAAGATGGACTGTCGGGAATACAGAGACGCTCAACAGTTTGCTAGCGAAATCAGACTCATGTTCTCCAACTGCTACAAGTACAACCCACCCGACCATGATGTTGTTGGCATGGCACGGAAACTGCAG GATGTGTTTGAGTTCCGATTTGCCAAGATGCCAGATGTCCCACATATGGATCACTCAGCCATGTCAATAAGTGGCAATCCATCATCATcgtcttcctcttcttcctcctcctcgtcctcaTCATCCTCCACCTCAGAGAGTGAGCCCAGCAGTGAGAGTGAAGGGAGTGAGAGCAGCCCTAACTCCGACTGCGAAGAAGTGCGAGCACATCGCTTGGCTGAGTTACAGAATCAG CTCAAAGCCATGCACGAGCAGCTCGCCGCCCTCTCTCAAGGCCCCATCATTAAGgccaagaagaagaaagagaagaAGGACAAAAAggaaaaggagaagaagaaaaagaagaagctgGAGAAGAGGAGTCGAACTGAAAGAAGTAGAGCTGGCTCTGAGGAATGGAAAATGCCCGGCAAGATCCTGAAAAGCAAGTCTGCCAAAACAGGTGGCTCCCAGCCAAAGAAGAGCCAGGGGAAGAAGAGTAACAAGAATAGCAA GCCCACAAAGAAGTCCTTCTACCCCCCACCGCCCACATCCATGCTGCCGCACTACGActctgaggaagaggaggagtttGTGCCCATGTCGTACGATGAGAAGCGCCAGCTGAGTCTCGACATCAACAAGCTGCCGGGGGAGAAGCTGGGTCGGGTGGTCCACATCATTCAGTCCAGGGAGCCTTCCCTGAGGGACACCAACCCCGAGGAGATCGAGATTGACTTTGAAACACTGAAGCCGTCGACACTGAAGGAGCTGGAGCGCTACGTCATGACCTGTCTGAGGAAGAAGCCCCGCAAGCCTTACGGTGAACTAG TTTCCGCAGGAAAGAAAGGCGGTGTTGCCATGTCTAAAGAGGAGCTGACTCTGGAGAAGAGGAGGGAGCTGGAGAGGAGGCTGCAGGACGTCAGTGGGCAACTCAACTCTGTCAAGAAACCAACGAAACCTAAAG TGGAGAAGCCCAGCGTTGTGGAGACCAACACTCAGCCCGCACGCCTCAGTGGAAGCAGCTCCAGCTCtgactcctcttcctcctcctcctcctcctcgtcctcaGACACCAGTGATTCAGACTCTGGTTGA